From a region of the Cataglyphis hispanica isolate Lineage 1 chromosome 24, ULB_Chis1_1.0, whole genome shotgun sequence genome:
- the LOC126858239 gene encoding protein PRRC2C isoform X5 produces MSTLSGIVSKGEKGKSKFQSLDINSLYRVSRGESLEPHQQKNTLPRKHGMQSLGKVPSARRPPANLPSLKSETSSSDPAVSLVPSGGSGWATTKDSTSSTTTTTTVATSPDNTVTVSSTAQCAAGNTVSTSLHSLLPGQQNVSQSPFLDQTNNKSSWSAIMSRSGDGGTPGNQQQSNRELNAQYGPGPSLRPQTEGSWIQGGSRTASGAAPATSAGPGNGNTPGGQGLPLNIPVSGGHTQEGPGGGRPNLGQSPNMGAAPAGQHNSVNNQGSAPSSGTHQIGPNLHHFRGLIPPFMYRSNFPGGFPPQFSSNSGSNNPRPRFNHPLDRFPPPQRERVVEEEILTRPIIKEEDLTRMDDISRDAGWAAHDDIDYNQKLAFSDDEPESEPSKNDEKKEIKEKKGDNNAAEEKEKSRDNPRDSKELRDPSHRPWTQPSMNRDYRGSNGANGNGGYNNQSQLHSVHSLRGVEDDETWNERRRIKVEVASVVERARLRKEEEEKRFQESTKQAAAKKLQDLEQKMKEKQAKHKDEERTQSGESKSLISIPPVPLPIPEWEREKENRERERERSRTSSEGKDEKIIASGRDNLARESRDQGLADFRQNDRQSFLRQQDTVRSERERERERDRDQRDSRDREQPAFSRHFQNNLPPRFQKQQAERSSANFNRISPNAERPASQSVPFSQQYDPSRWLHNYNSLIDSNMKQSMPPQRRNRTDSDASAPLDDERPPSRDHRSGGAPPPSREDRYRHSSHRSYDSRKPGGYYDEYNRNFRDYEYDERHPRDSWERERHFDDKERDPKENLDSRDNRDNRDGKDSRPTSRDARDIRDIRDRDKEKKDYDSYSKDSFDEREQRERSESSEWREERNAGQDRQLESRRDAPKEERSERPQRPDSRDSRASRESKTSLRDDELHKLRDCNSWVNEVSDYEEKKRDLLYHEEVRERERDRERRQPPGPVTKEKIEADELKNEKRSLTQLKRGSSDLQEKKDQPKENSTEIKKDTDVWNRKTERASESRQIERGDNSPKAWVDAISPTFEKEEEKIAETAKEGKENDEIKQSLLDKPTLEKREEAIIEDVKEQVKDEKREKNTRNRTSSGSSSSRVRESRGGRQWGGTFSVFTRWRGPESRGRRGGPRPAAGKSGMSAKSGSYGHTDSENSADEVSGSTESGKEDKRSARSPKPSQKVEKEERNREVSRRDDKRGTETYSQARNEKRGYDGKPSHEAFAPSGEPSRRGRGGGFRIRNTATGNRMEGYGPPSSKSPFSERNADEKHQQQNAGRQNPSTPTSEKEANLLQSTPVESTDDKIIAKQQALTAGITGRRNKSPSQQTQQSANKQETNQITNVLSQKAQIRKEDSRSKRTRSGSRRGRDNREARSRGSSSNVSKQPQSDVGNEDWETTSENSEEHIEDHKESRNSRNKHFGGRAIQATSQNAIGANPHSRRNEQSATNAREQREKNPKSSNPASRAPGAEKRNLQNAGFGVQKNHNTDGIPPLMQNTQIQNGGRSRSQSSTNSGAISNKSNNKDSMVNRIDEIKLADPNLVNQALNDLNKKSQTKDKKLMDSEMETNSTEDTANAAAEDKVDADGFQEVRSKKNVKESRHNQKEEAKPVKREKEKDRDRERDRSKSKSNGSQQVLQQQVQNIPPLLGQNIPQPANIPQKREYDNRNSRNPRLAPRFQRLVKQHQQQQMCATDASDMNKLNSSGNNYAKDSSNNPAPPPAVNAWDKPFTSQLRSNSPSAVPTDIQLMSSLTTQNDHSHEGNEANSGHSSQRNSPSGEKAVKNLKETLTEKNVVSDVSSPPVQTLIFENTNYSKTTKTTGPTDLAVKSKFSNHIKTQQQRADKRAEMEEEGNSQVQQHSQQSTLSVAFPNKPNDLIKDKNQEPIQMPLSFNKNEDNADMKLDFTFDSDLSQLTEDKSKSLGMPRSMHMTGGQSTISPSTAELNLKIASVKKVWENAPPMPTVVEHEDGSGVVGSATSFPQAFESGDVDDSYSPHQQYNQNNMKSEITTSTNVCKLVPPQVKPQQQSSGSGTQPGSTVPGPSPIGAGQSPIGHPPVSLQGPLSPPPFNSTGQPSHINYQEFPQYPGSQAAQYGGMSAIPSPPAVLFNTSSGQLPAQAGGLYGAFQLDQSRSPFTQYTPYAPSLQNSYSQQNVYLQQPPPPPPHAPNAPTPEMYQNNLSQYRITAAAAPPFGQNQQLSNNPNTVLISSSSNSLMSASVKPSSQPIGAIGTKAPHFQTPSAPQPNQLTYIPYDPNQVLGVSGSYLNNSQLVQRPGPNVQASANSYYSATSADVFPGSQTGFYQSGGATQQTGTHYGLQGFGQHNQSLATGNATPVGLQNYGPSFLSSSGLQIAAAAQQFRNPTGGLPGPGNAAPTFLSKHQPQEQPRQLKSPSGNQQDVLASVFGSTSQIPSPKSRNCKQQSSSQQPQPSPTQHHKYQQYQGVSQSALVSSYNNYVLQQNVRGMGMPPRAGIQPSQQRYPPPIQRPVVPFAPGPNPNNPTQQQPACMPTQQQQQTQINRHRPNLHQQQQQRNMKMQQQYYSSQGNVKMDSNDKADNHNDKMNDGPSGTQPVGNKSNVNQQDSDNNKEEVNQQNE; encoded by the exons ATGTCTACTCTGTCAGGGATTGTGTCGAAGGGGGAGAAAGGAAAATCCAAGTTTCAATCACTAGATATCAATAGTTTGTATCGGGTGAGTAGG ggcGAATCTTTGGAACCGcatcaacaaaaaaatacattaccGCGCAAACATGGAATGCAAAGTCTTGGAAAGGTGCCTTCGGCACGGCGTCCTCCTGCTAATCTGCCCAGTTTAAAAAGCGAAACTAGTAGCAGTGATCCAGCTGTCAGTCTTGTGCCAAGTGGAGGAAGTGGTTGGGCTACTACTAAGGATTCGACGTCGTCGaccactactactactacAGTAGCAACTTCACCTGATAATACTGTT ACTGTCTCTTCAACAGCACAATGCGCAGCAGGAAACACTGTTTCAACATCTCTCCACTCGCTACTACCGGGACAACAAAATGTATCACAATCTCCTTTTTTGGATCAAACAAACAACAAATCATCATGGAGCGCAATTATGAGCAGATCAGGAGATg GTGGCACGCCGGGAAATCAACAGCAATCGAATCGAGAGTTAAATGCGCAATATGGTCCAGGGCCGAGTCTGCGTCCACAGA CCGAAGGAAGTTGGATTCAAGGCGGGAGTCGTACGGCAAGTGGCGCAGCGCCAGCAACATCAGCTGGTCCCGGAAATGGGAATACTCCGGGGGGCCAGGGCCTCCCTTTAAATATACCTGTTTCAGGAGGACATACCCAAGAGGGACCCGGTGGAGGGCGGCCGAACTTGGGCCAATCGCCCAACATGGGCGCGGCCCCGGCAGGCCAGCATAATTCCGTAAATAACCAAGGTTCTGCGCCTTCTTCTGGTACCCATCAAATTGGGCCGAATCTTCATCATTTTCGGGGTCTTATTCCGCCATTt ATGTATAGATCAAATTTTCCTGGTGGATTTCCTCCgcaattttcatcaaattctgGATCCAACAACCCCCGACCCAGATTTAATCATCCCCTGGATCGATTTCCACCTCCTCAACGTGAGCGCGTAGTCGAGGAAGAGATTCTGACTAGACCTATTATCAAGGAAGAAGATCTTACTCGTATGGATGATATTTCACGTGATGCAGGATGGGCTGCGCACGATGATATTGATTATAACCAAAAATTGGCCTTTAGCGATGATGAACCTGAATCAGAACCATCGAAAAAtgacgaaaaaaaagagatcaaGGAGAAAAAAGGCGATAATAATGCCGCggaggagaaggagaaatCTCGAGACAATCCTCGAGATTCGAAGGAGCTTCGAGATCCGTCACATCGTCCTTGGACTCAACCTTCTATGAATCGCGATTATCGTGGATCAAATGGCGCGAATGGTAATGGTGGCTACAACAATCAATCGCAATTGCACTCTGTACATTCTTTAAGAg GTGTCGAAGACGACGAGACGTGGAACGAAAGACGTAGAATCAAGGTTGAAGTTGCGTCCGTTGTCGAACGTGCACGATTGCGcaaggaagaagaagagaaacgtTTCCAAGAATCGACAAAACAAGCGGCAGCTAAGAAATTACAGGATTTAGAGcaaaagatgaaagaaaaacagGCGAAGCACAAAGACGAGGAACGCACACAGTCGGGCGAGTCTAAAAGCTTGATCAGCATCCCACCTGTACCACTTCCTATACCCGAAtgggaaagggagaaagagaatagaGAACGAGAGCGTGAAAGATCTCGTACTTCGTCCGAAGGAAAggatgagaaaattattgcttCTGGACGCGATAATCTTGCAAGAGAAAGCCGAGATCAAGGACTGGCGGACTTTCGTCAAAATGATCGACAGTCTTTCTTACGGCAACAGGATACAGTGCGCAGCGAGCGCGAAAGGGAACGCGAGCGTGATCGTGATCAAAGAGACTCGCGAGATCGCGAGCAACCAGCATTTTCTcgacattttcaaaataatttaccgCCCAGATTTCAAAAGCAGCAGGCAGAGAGAAGCAGTGCGAATTTCAATCGAATTTCACCCAATGCAGAAAGACCTGCTTCACAATCTGTTCCATTCTCCCAACAATATGATCCTAGCAGATGGCTTCACAATTACAACTCATTGA TAGATAGCAACATGAAGCAGTCCATGCCACCACAACGTCGGAACAGAACTGATTCTGACGCATCGGCACCATTGGATGATGAACGACCCCCGTCTCGAGATCATCGCAGTGGTGGTGCGCCGCCGCCATCCAGAGAGGATCGTTATCGACATTCTTCGCATCGGTCCTACGACAGTCGCAAACCGGGCGGTTATTATGATGAATATAACCGTAATTTCAGAGATTATGAGTATGATGAGAGACATCCACGTGATTCTTGGGAACGTGAAAGACATTTTGATGATAAGGAACGAGATCCAAAGGAAAATTTGGACTCGAGAGATAATCGAGACAATCGTGACGGTAAAGATTCTCGTCCTACCAGCCGTGACGCTCGAGACATCAGAGATATACGCGATCGAGATAAAGAGAAGAAGGATTACGATAGTTATTCCAAg GATTCTTTTGATGAGCGAGAACAAAGGGAGCGTTCCGAAAGTTCGGAGTGGCGTGAAGAACGTAACGCGGGACAAGACAGACAACTCGAAAGTCGCCGCGACGCACCAAAGGAAGAGCGCAGCGAACGCCCGCAGAGACCGGATTCACGCGATAGTCGCGCTTCCAGAGAATCGAAAACATCTTTACGCGATGACGAACTGCATAAATTACGCGATTGTAATTCCTGGGTGAACGAAGTATCAGATTATGAGGAAAAGAAACGAGACTTGTTATATCACGAAGAAGttagggaaagagaaagagatagagagagaaggcaACCGCCTGGTCCAGTTACGAAAGAAAAGATTGAAGCGGACGAATTGAAGAATGAAAAGCGCAGTTTGACTCAATTGAAGAGAGGCAGTTCTGatcttcaagaaaaaaaagatcaaccGAAGGAAAATTCtaccgaaataaaaaaagatacggaTGTGTGGAATAGAAAAACAGAGCGCGCTTCGGAAAGCAGACAAATTGAGCGAGGTGATAATTCACCAAAGGCGTGGGTCGACGCGATATCGCCAACTTttgagaaggaggaggaaaaaATAGCAGAGACTGCTAAAGAAGGCaaagaaaatgatgaaattaagCAAAGTTTATTGGATAAACCAACTttggaaaagagagaggaggctATTATTGAAGATGTTAAAGAACAAGTAAAAGATGAGAAGCGAGAGAAGAATACACGTAATAGAACAAGCAGCGGTAGCTCTAGTTCCAGAGTTCGTGAATCTCGCGGTGGACGTCAGTGGGGCGGAACTTTCAGTGTTTTTACTCGTTGGCGTGGTCCGGAATCTAGAGGACGAAGAGGCGGGCCACGACCTGCTGCTGGAAAGTCTGGTATGTCTGCCAAGAGCGGTTCCTATGGGCATACCGATTCCGAAAATAGTGCTGATGAAGTATCCGGCTCCACTGAGTCTGGAAAGGAGGATAAGCGATCCGCTCGTTCTCCGAAGCCGTCCCAGAAAGTCGAGAAAGAGGAACGCAATCGCGAAGTGTCAAGACGAGACGATAAGCGAGGCACTGAGACATATTCTCAAGCACGCAATGAGAAGAGAGGGTACGACGGAAAACCTAGCCATGAGGCTTTTGCACCATCAGGCGAACCGTCCCGTCGGGGTAGAGGTGGTGGTTTTCGCATTCGGAATACAGCAACAGGCAACCGCATGGAAGGTTATGGACCGCCGTCCAGCAAGAGTCCGTTTTCAGAACGTAATGCGGACGAAAAACATCAACAACAGAATGCCGGGCGGCAAAATCCATCGACACCAACCTCAGAGAAAGAAGCAAACCTGTTGCAATCCACGCCAGTCGAGTCCACCGATGACAAGATAATAGCGAAGCAACAAGCGCTTACGGCGGGTATTACAGGCAGACGTAATAAATCCCCGAGTCAACAAACTCAACAGTCCGCCAATAAGCAAGAAACAAATCAAATCACTAACGTTTTGTCTCAAAAGGCGCAAATACGAAAGGAAGACTCGCGTTCTAAGAGAACTCGCAGTGGAAGCAGAAgg gggAGAGATAACCGTGAAGCTCGTTCGCGTGGTAGTAGCAGCAATGTGTCGAAGCAGCCCCAGTCGGATGTAGGTAATGAGGATTGGGAAACTACGTCGGAAAATAGTGAAGAGCATATAGAGGATCATAAGGAGTCTCGTAACAGTCGCAACAAGCATTTTGGTGGACGAGCCATTCAAGCTACAAGTCAGAATGCTATCGGCGCAAATCCGCATTCGCGTAGGAACGAACAATCTGCGACGAATGCCAGAGAGCAACGTGAGAAAAATCCCAAGTCTTCCAATCCAGCGTCGCGAGCCCCAGGAGCGGAGAAACGGAACCTGCAAAACGCCGGATTCGGCGTTCAAAAAAATCATAACACCGATGGCATACCGCCCTTGATGCAAAATACGCAGATACAAAATGGCGGAAGATCTAGAAGTCAGAGTTCGACTAACAGCGGCGCAATCTCaaataaatcgaataataaagataGTATGGTTAATCGTATCGATGAAATCAAATTGGCCGATCCGAACCTCGTGAATCAAGCGCTGAATGAtctcaataaaaaatctcaaacGAAAGATAAGAAGCTAATGGATTCAGAAATGGAAACCAACAGTACCGAAGACACTGCGAATGCGGCGGCGGAGGATAAAGTAGACGCCGACGGTTTCCAGGAAGTACGTTCCAAGAAAAACGTGAAAGAATCGAGACATAATCAGAAGGAGGAAGCAAAGCCGgttaagagagaaaaggagaaggaTCGCGATCGTGAACGCGATCGCTCAAAGTCAAAATCAAATGGATCGCAGCAAGTTTTGCAGCAACAAGTACAAAATATTCCGCCCTTACTCGGACAGAATATCCCTCAACCGGCGAACATACCGCAGAAGCGGGAATACGACAACAGAAATTCCAGAAATCCAAGATTAGCTCCGCGTTTCCAACGTCTGGTGAAACAACACCAGCAACAGCAAATGTGCGCAACCGATGCGAGCGACATGAATAAGCTGAATAGTTCTGGAAATAATTATGCCAAAGACTCGTCTAACAATCCTGCGCCACCACCGGCGGTCAATGCTTGGGATAAACCTTTCACTAGCCAATTGCGTTCGAATTCTCCATCCGCGGTTCCTACGGATATTCAGCTAATGTCGAGTTTAACAACTCAAAATGATCACAGTCATGAAGGTAATGAGGCTAATTCCGGACATAGTAGTCAACGAAATTCCCCGAGTGGCGAGAAAGCAGTGAAAAATTTGAAGGAGACTTTGACGGAGAAGAACGTTGTGTCTGATGTGTCTTCGCCTCCCGTACAGACCTTGATCTTTGAAAACACGAATTATTCAAAGACTACGAAGACGACCGGTCCGACGGATCTGGCGGTGAAATCAAAGTTCTCGAATCACATTAAAACGCAACAGCAGCGAGCTGACAAGCGTGCGGAAATGGAAGAAGAGGGCAACAGTCAGGTGCAGCAACATTCGCAGCAATCAACACTTTCCGTCGCTTTCCCCAATAAACCGAATGATTTGATAAAGGATAAGAATCAGGAACCTATCCAAATGCCGTTGTCGTTCAACAAGAACGAGGACAATGCCGACATGAAGTTGGACTTCACGTTTGACTCAGATCTTTCACAGCTGACGGAGGACAAGAGTAAAAGTTTAGGCATGCCGCGTTCTATGCATATGACCGGCGGCCAGAGCACGATATCGCCGTCGACCGCAGAGCTCAACTTGAAAATCGCATCCGTGAAGAAGGTTTGGGAAAACGCGCCACCAATGCCGACTGTAGTCGAACACGAAGACGGTAGTGGTGTAGTCGGAAGCGCGACTAGCTTCCCGCAGGCATTCGAAAGCGGCGATGTTGATGATAGTTACAGCCCGCATCAGCAATACAATCAAAACAATATGAAAAGCGAAATCACGACATCCACAAATGTGTGCAAG CTGGTTCCCCCGCAGGTGAAGCCGCAGCAGCAATCTTCGGGTAGCGGTACGCAACCAGGATCCACTGTGCCTGGGCCGAGTCCCATTGGAGCTGGTCAGAGTCCTATCGGCCATCCTCCCGTTAGTCTTCAAGGTCCTCTAAGCCCACCCCCATTCAATTCTACAGGCCAGCCCTCACACATCAACTATCAG gaGTTTCCGCAATATCCTGGTTCGCAAGCGGCGCAATACGGCGGCATGTCGGCCATACCATCGCCACCGGCGGTATTATTCAATACAAGCTCGGGGCAATTGCCGGCTCAAGCGGGCGGTTTATACGGAGCATTTCAATTGGATCAAAGCCGATCGCCATTTACGCAGTACACGCCGTACGCTCCGTCACTCCAAAACTCGTACAGCCAGCAAAACGTATACCTGCAGcaaccgccaccgccgccgcctcACGCACCGAATGCCCCTACACCGGAAATGTATCAAAACAATTTATCCCAATACCGCATC ACTGCAGCAGCTGCTCCTCCGTTTGGACAGAATCAACAACTTAGCAACAATCCTAATACGGTACTTATCAGCTCATCGTCAAATTCTTTGATGTCGGCAAGTGTCAAACCATCGTCTCAACCAATCGGAGCTATCGGAACTAAAGCTCCGCATTTCCAGACTCCATCCGCTCCTCAACCTAATCag ttgACTTATATACCATATGATCCAAATCAAGTGCTTGGTGTAAGTGGCAGTTACTTGAATAATTCGCAATTAGTACAGAGACCTGGCCCAAATGTTCAAGCATCTGCTAATAGTTACTATAGTGCCACATCTGCCG atGTATTCCCTGGATCACAAACGGGCTTTTATCAATCTGGCGGTGCTACTCAACAAACTGGAACTCATTACGGTTTGCAAGGATTTGGCCAGCATAACCAAAGTCTGGCAACGGGTAATGCAACTCCTGTCGGTCTACAAAATTATGGTCCCAGTTTTTTGTCTAGTTCAGGATTGCAAATAGCAGCGGCGGCTCAACAATTTCGCAATCCTACTGGTGGTTTACCAGGACCAGGAAATGCGGCGCCTACATTTCTTAGTAAACACCAACCACAGGAACAACCTAGACAATTAAAGAGCCCGTCGGGAAATCAACAAGATGTACTTGCATCAGTTTTTGGCTCGA CTTCTCAAATACCGTCACCTAAATCGAGAAATTGCAAACAACAATCTTCATCACAACAGCCACAACCAAGTCCTACACAGCATCATAAATATCAACAATATCAGGGCGTTAGCCAGTCTGCTCTGGTAAGCAGCTACAATAACTAC GTTTTGCAACAGAATGTACGTGGAATGGGTATGCCGCCTCGTGCTGGTATCCAACCATCGCAACAACGTTATCCGCCTCCAATACAGCGACCTGTAGTACCATTTGCACCAGGTCCAAATCCGAATAATCCCACGCAGCAGCAGCCTGCTTGTATGCCAAcgcaacagcagcaacaaaC